TTGTTGTACAGAAGAAAAGATGCCACCAACGCTAGATGTATAAGTATTTATATCTAAGGCCGAAAAACAACAATCAATGCGAAGACGGCCTATTATCAAAGGTTTTTTCCATGTTTTCAGTGTCGTTATATTGACGGAATTACAACAGCAAATGGTAGTTAAATAAGATTGTCATCTTATAAATGGAAGAGAAGATGTGGCAAAATCATTTTAATCAAGTAGCAGTTTTTATAAGCATCTGGGAGAAAACGAGTATAATATGTTAGACGAATAATATGGCAATAGAATCTAATAAATGTGATCGCAAATGGAGGAAGGACATGTCTATTACTTATCTAGGTATTTTAGCAGGTATATTAACGAGTTGTGCATTTATTCCACAGGCTATTAAAGTATTGTTAACAAATAGAACACAAGATATATCAATTTTAATGTATAGTTCTTTTACCTTGGGAGTGTTTATTTGGGCAATATATGGATTCATCATAGGAGATTTAGCAATTATATTAACAAACATTGTTACGTTCATTCCAGCTGTACTCATTTTAGTACTTACGGTTAAGAATAATCGTAAGAAAACTAATAACTAATTTGTAATCACAGGATAATGATTTATTAGGTATGAAATCGATTTTTTTCATGATAGTTATTTTTAAGCGAATTTCACGACATCTTTACTACTCATATAAAAGCTATTTAACTGATTTATTGATTGCTGTTATTCCACTGCCTGGTTGTATCAATTAAGTATCGTTCTTTATCACGATGACAATCATTCATTTTGCTGAGTAGTAGCAAAGATTACGCAAAGGGCCAAAAAATTTAAAGATGGGAGCATCTGTAATGAGTGAAATGAATCCTTTACTGGAAGCTTATAACGAAACAGCATATCAAATAGGAGGCCATGGCAAAAGAGATATACGAGTTTTAAAGGAATCTTTTAAAGATATTGCCGAAGGGCTTGAGAGTGATATTTATGGAAAAGGTAAAATAATTGAAAATTTTGAAGTGAAAATGGCAAAGTATTTAGGGAAAGAATCAGCTGTGTTTTTTCCAAGTGGAACGATGGCACAACAGATCGCATTAAGACTATGGTGTGATCATAAAGGGCTAAAAAAAGTTGGTTATCATCCATTATGTCATTTAGAAATTCATGAAGAGGATGGGTTGAAAGAATTACACCATATTGAACCTGTGTTATTAGCGGATAAAGATAGACTCATTACTTTGGAGGATATTATAAGCATTGATGAGGAAATTGCTTGCGTATTGTTAGAGCTACCTCAACGTGAGATTGGGGGCCAATTACCAGATTATAAAACACTAGAATCTATTTCTCTATACTGTAGAAATAACGGGATTAAGCTACATTTAGACGGAGCTAGATTATTTGAAATTCTTCCGTACTACGAGAAGACTGCAGCTGAAATTTGTAGTCTTTTTGATAGTGTTTATGTGTCTCTTTATAAGGGGATTGGTGGGATTGCTGGAGCCATCCTTGCAGGTGATAACAAATTTACTGAGGATTCGAAAGTTTGGAAAAGACGTCACGGTGGCGACTTAATTAGCTTATATCCTTATATCATTAGTGCTGATTATTATTTTAATGAGCGTATACATAAAATGGGAGAGTATTTTGAAGCCACAAAGAAGCTTGCAGGAATTATTAATGAATGCGACTTTATCTCAACTAGACCACTCAATCCGGTTTCTAATATGTTCCATGTGCATGTTGATGTGCCAAAAGATGTAATTACACCAATACTAGTCTCAATATATAGTGAGGCGCAAGTTGGTTTAACGAGCTATGTAAAAGAATCACTAAACAATACATGTTATTTCGAGGTAAGCATTGGAGATAGGTTTAACAATATACCATCAGAGGAAGTTGAAAAAGCATTTCGGATGCTTGATGAACAATGTCAGACCGTACAAGGTAAGGATTAGTATTTGTTTAGTTGAGGAAAGACTCACTTGTCATCTACATAGTGCAGGTTATTTTAGTTGTGGATGATGAACTCTTTTGGGGTGTTTACATCTATTGAATACCGGTAAAAAAGTTAGGATGTAAACGCTTCATTCTACAATCGTTTTAAATATCCAATAAATTGTTAAGACTTATGAGCAAATCTATATATATAAATAATAGGTAGGAGGTATATACTAGAAGCATAGATTTCTAGGAGTGAGTGATTAACATGTCTCAGATTATAAATCACCAACGAAAAGCTTCAGAAGTAAATATTATAAAAAGTTTAGCTTTCTTAGCTGTCGTTTTCCAAAGTTCGTTGATCTTTGCGGTAGATCAAGGGAATATTTCACCTGAAGAAACAGTTATGATTGGTATGTTATTTAACTTCGTAAAGTTTTCTGCACCAGTTTTTATTTTCGTAACTGGATTTCACTTAATATATCATCATAAACAGCAGGTGAAGTATGCATCTTACATTACTCAGAAGTGGTCAGAGTTAATAGTACCATATTTATTTTGGTCGGCTATTTATGTGATTTCCTTCACAAACTTTACTAGTACTTCAACACTTACATTAAGTGAAATGATAAAATTGACATTTACAGGGTCAGCTGCTCCGCATTTATGGTATGTGGTGATGGTGTTTCAATTTCACCTAGTATTTCCACTACTCTTTGTGATATTTCAGTGGCTGGATAAGAAATTCTCATCTGCGAAGCTTATTGCTTTTACAGTTGGTTGCGTTGCAGTAAGTTATTTATTGCTTATGTGGTTGTCATCTCGATTTATATTTAATGGTAATTTGTTAACAGACGTGGCGTGGTTAAAGTATACAGACAGAAGTTTGTTATTTTATTCTTTTTATTTCTTCCTAGGTGGATTAGTTGCATTAAAACTTACTGCATGGAGAAAATTTGTTTCAAAATATGTAGCATTAAACACTTTTATTTTTTTAGGTTTATTTATTGTGGTAGGTTATGAATTAGTAGCATTTAATGGTGTTACACAAATTGATTTACAAGCATCAACATATTTAAAGCCATCTATGTTTTTGTATGTCGTTTCAGAAATTATTTTATTATATGGATTGTCCATGATCATTGTTCAAACGAGAACATTTTTATACAAATTGTTAGCATTTATAGGAAAGTTTACGTATGGTTCGTATTTAGCTCATTTGTTTTTCCTAGAACTAGTCGTTACTTTTATTGAGAACAATCATATTACAGGTCAT
This region of Cytobacillus sp. IB215665 genomic DNA includes:
- a CDS encoding SemiSWEET transporter, whose product is MSITYLGILAGILTSCAFIPQAIKVLLTNRTQDISILMYSSFTLGVFIWAIYGFIIGDLAIILTNIVTFIPAVLILVLTVKNNRKKTNN
- a CDS encoding threonine aldolase family protein, translating into MSEMNPLLEAYNETAYQIGGHGKRDIRVLKESFKDIAEGLESDIYGKGKIIENFEVKMAKYLGKESAVFFPSGTMAQQIALRLWCDHKGLKKVGYHPLCHLEIHEEDGLKELHHIEPVLLADKDRLITLEDIISIDEEIACVLLELPQREIGGQLPDYKTLESISLYCRNNGIKLHLDGARLFEILPYYEKTAAEICSLFDSVYVSLYKGIGGIAGAILAGDNKFTEDSKVWKRRHGGDLISLYPYIISADYYFNERIHKMGEYFEATKKLAGIINECDFISTRPLNPVSNMFHVHVDVPKDVITPILVSIYSEAQVGLTSYVKESLNNTCYFEVSIGDRFNNIPSEEVEKAFRMLDEQCQTVQGKD
- a CDS encoding acyltransferase — protein: MSQIINHQRKASEVNIIKSLAFLAVVFQSSLIFAVDQGNISPEETVMIGMLFNFVKFSAPVFIFVTGFHLIYHHKQQVKYASYITQKWSELIVPYLFWSAIYVISFTNFTSTSTLTLSEMIKLTFTGSAAPHLWYVVMVFQFHLVFPLLFVIFQWLDKKFSSAKLIAFTVGCVAVSYLLLMWLSSRFIFNGNLLTDVAWLKYTDRSLLFYSFYFFLGGLVALKLTAWRKFVSKYVALNTFIFLGLFIVVGYELVAFNGVTQIDLQASTYLKPSMFLYVVSEIILLYGLSMIIVQTRTFLYKLLAFIGKFTYGSYLAHLFFLELVVTFIENNHITGHYISLSIAIFIITTVLSIGFSFIFSHLPFAMAIIGPFEKANWSLPALIGQLLPKEKPVYSKSLKGRD